One segment of Paenibacillus pabuli DNA contains the following:
- a CDS encoding DUF2339 domain-containing protein, which yields MKDFKDRLRQVQEQQRQLVKEYNTLLQDYQSDDLIVQNEQLREQVDAHELKLRQIEARARKMEEENARLRMALSEQMLDEKLNLIRVSQEKMETYFRGKTGVHNDRLEAHEHRTKINMNALFNKASEELQEDAMEFKERIAHLAAEVKERIEQHRQSLREREEAVRQQMQHGYEHMAEEGLSEETIQRRIRQNRMEMKIGLSWINKVAILLIILGVGAAFRYSYSTWFNDEMKGGAFFLLGVLMLAGGEWLFRRKRQTFAMGLLGGGISVLFGSIFYSYFLLHIIGLYTGLGLSVLVSAVSVLLSLRYQSRTICSLGLVGGYLPLFSYMAYFGLSGNSVYVAMAYMLLLNGIIVLISFGKRWPIVHYISFLFNTPSMLILLWLSPNNVVGMVYSVATFALYLGITLAYSFKHRVKLTWWDFALLAMNTSISCLMLYVLFDAESWDDAQGLLALIFSLVYVGLARWVQRNMVQEKQTILLFYITSLTFAILMIPFQFGAKWLSMGWLIEGILLVMLGHLKQFRSVERAGWGVVLLCVFTFVYYDVLVLYVVGEQSYFMLKYSCITLGALLITLYYAMVGSGKGLLAKTKINHSVLELGTLNIFKYVTLGNLWIYVLYESNELYTRAVDGTFLLYLFYKWLMFAALTIALAYALGQVKLFHDQMVKYYTTFLHAAGCCIALAVTLSMPALDPGAQQHTAAEIVGLLVLIIFNIGVFFAGRDLLIAGIRGQFKSVEWYPVIAGIYLLGVITVFLTVQFQWGDIGLMFSLIYLLLAILYIAYGFRRRYVMIRRLGLGLTLFSTGKMVFYDVGLLTTGSKIIAYFSFGVLLLGISYLYQKVSSRMEEAQVKKTPPVEEPDRSE from the coding sequence ATGAAGGACTTCAAGGACCGACTTCGCCAGGTTCAGGAACAGCAGAGGCAGCTGGTGAAAGAATACAACACGCTGCTTCAGGACTATCAGTCGGATGACCTGATTGTGCAGAATGAACAGCTTCGTGAGCAGGTGGATGCACACGAGCTGAAGCTGCGTCAGATCGAGGCACGTGCACGCAAGATGGAGGAGGAGAATGCCCGTCTTCGGATGGCATTGTCCGAACAGATGCTGGATGAGAAGCTGAATCTCATTCGGGTATCCCAGGAGAAGATGGAGACATATTTCCGCGGGAAAACAGGTGTACATAATGACCGGCTGGAAGCTCACGAACATCGTACCAAAATAAACATGAACGCTCTATTCAACAAGGCTTCAGAGGAGCTTCAGGAAGATGCGATGGAGTTCAAGGAGAGGATTGCTCATCTTGCTGCAGAGGTGAAGGAACGCATCGAACAGCATAGACAATCGTTAAGGGAACGGGAGGAAGCGGTGCGTCAACAGATGCAGCATGGCTATGAGCATATGGCCGAGGAAGGCTTGAGCGAAGAAACCATTCAGCGCCGGATTCGCCAGAACCGGATGGAGATGAAGATTGGGCTAAGCTGGATCAACAAGGTTGCCATTCTGCTTATTATTCTCGGTGTGGGCGCAGCATTCCGGTATTCGTACTCCACGTGGTTCAATGATGAGATGAAGGGCGGTGCATTCTTCCTGCTCGGTGTGCTGATGCTTGCCGGAGGAGAGTGGCTATTTCGGCGGAAACGTCAGACATTTGCGATGGGATTGCTCGGAGGTGGAATCTCCGTTCTGTTCGGCTCTATTTTCTACAGTTATTTTCTGCTTCATATTATTGGTTTATATACAGGTCTTGGACTTTCTGTACTTGTATCAGCGGTGTCCGTCCTGCTATCGCTAAGATATCAGTCGAGGACGATCTGCTCCCTCGGTCTGGTGGGCGGTTATCTGCCCCTGTTCTCGTATATGGCCTATTTCGGCCTTAGCGGAAACTCCGTGTATGTTGCCATGGCCTATATGCTGCTTCTGAACGGAATTATTGTACTCATTTCCTTCGGCAAACGTTGGCCAATCGTGCATTATATCAGTTTTCTGTTCAATACACCGTCCATGTTAATCCTCTTGTGGCTCTCGCCGAACAACGTTGTGGGCATGGTGTATTCGGTTGCTACGTTTGCATTATATCTGGGAATTACACTCGCGTATTCATTTAAACATCGGGTTAAACTGACCTGGTGGGATTTCGCTCTGCTGGCCATGAATACGAGCATCAGCTGTCTGATGCTGTATGTGCTCTTTGACGCAGAAAGCTGGGATGATGCGCAGGGATTGCTGGCACTTATATTCTCCCTGGTGTACGTAGGACTCGCCCGGTGGGTACAGCGCAATATGGTTCAGGAGAAACAAACCATACTATTGTTCTATATCACATCCCTAACCTTTGCCATTCTGATGATCCCGTTCCAGTTTGGGGCGAAGTGGCTGTCCATGGGATGGTTAATCGAGGGTATTTTGCTTGTTATGCTGGGTCATCTGAAACAGTTCAGGTCGGTAGAACGTGCGGGATGGGGCGTTGTGCTCCTGTGCGTGTTCACCTTCGTATATTATGATGTGCTGGTGCTGTATGTGGTGGGAGAGCAATCCTACTTTATGCTGAAATACTCCTGCATTACGCTGGGGGCCCTCTTGATTACATTGTATTATGCTATGGTTGGCAGCGGGAAAGGGTTATTGGCCAAAACCAAGATTAATCATAGTGTGCTGGAGCTCGGCACGCTGAATATATTCAAGTACGTCACCCTCGGCAACCTATGGATATATGTTTTGTACGAATCCAATGAACTGTATACCCGAGCGGTCGATGGGACGTTCCTGCTCTACTTGTTCTACAAATGGCTGATGTTCGCTGCACTAACCATCGCGCTAGCGTATGCCTTAGGCCAAGTTAAGTTATTCCATGACCAGATGGTGAAGTACTACACAACGTTCCTGCATGCAGCAGGCTGCTGTATTGCACTTGCGGTGACGTTGTCCATGCCAGCACTCGATCCGGGAGCCCAGCAGCATACGGCAGCAGAGATTGTGGGATTGCTGGTTCTGATTATTTTTAATATTGGTGTGTTTTTCGCTGGAAGAGACTTGCTGATTGCGGGCATACGCGGACAGTTCAAGAGCGTAGAGTGGTACCCGGTCATTGCGGGAATTTACCTGCTGGGTGTCATCACGGTCTTCCTGACGGTGCAGTTCCAATGGGGGGACATCGGTCTGATGTTCAGCCTGATTTATCTGCTGCTTGCGATTCTCTATATTGCGTACGGATTCCGTAGGAGGTACGTCATGATTCGTCGTCTCGGACTCGGTCTGACCTTGTTCTCCACGGGGAAAATGGTATTCTACGATGTCGGCTTGCTAACAACGGGCAGCAAAATCATCGCCTACTTTAGCTTCGGTGTGTTATTGCTGGGCATTTCGTATCTGTATCAGAAGGTATCCAGTCGGATGGAGGAAGCTCAGGTCAAGAAGACACCGCCGGTTGAAGAACCGGATCGGTCTGAGTAA
- a CDS encoding LCP family protein codes for MMENSAAHLTRRKPKKPKKRWKKPLIITLSVLIVLGGLGYVYQKQLVLLAFELFASGTVKEALDDSYKPVGDPNAEVPVVQHTDPFSLLLLGIDQRDNEPSRSDTIIYSVVRPEDNKVLLLSIPRDSYTEIVGRDVKSKINSAYAHGEAKMAMDTVENLLGNKVDFYAAINFNGLKDIVDAVGGVELPIKKNIENKLKSHEKLFVEANKPIYSGEEALGYVRYREDSDFNRTMRHRIFLSAFMNRALEVKNLTKIPDVIKIAGSNFTTNMSSDFIVNFAESLYMKDSAPTISNYMLKGEGATRSGTWYYDLSEDDLQYVRTMLSNWLDPNATEIMEPESADGDEKDAA; via the coding sequence ATGATGGAAAACAGTGCTGCACATTTAACCCGCCGGAAGCCGAAGAAACCGAAGAAGAGGTGGAAGAAACCTCTAATCATTACCCTAAGCGTGCTGATCGTGCTGGGAGGACTCGGATATGTCTATCAAAAACAGCTTGTGCTGCTGGCATTCGAACTATTTGCCTCAGGTACGGTGAAGGAAGCACTGGATGATTCCTACAAGCCGGTTGGGGATCCGAATGCAGAAGTCCCTGTGGTACAACACACCGACCCATTCTCACTACTGCTGCTGGGGATTGATCAACGGGATAACGAACCAAGCCGTTCTGATACGATCATCTATTCCGTCGTGCGTCCGGAAGACAACAAAGTGCTGCTGCTGTCCATTCCGCGAGACTCCTATACCGAGATTGTCGGCCGGGATGTGAAGTCGAAGATTAATTCAGCCTATGCCCATGGCGAAGCCAAGATGGCGATGGATACGGTGGAGAATCTGCTGGGGAACAAAGTGGACTTCTATGCCGCGATTAATTTTAACGGACTTAAGGATATTGTCGATGCGGTTGGCGGCGTTGAGCTGCCAATTAAGAAAAATATCGAGAACAAGCTCAAGAGTCATGAGAAGCTGTTTGTGGAAGCAAATAAACCCATCTATAGCGGCGAAGAAGCGCTTGGCTATGTCAGATACCGGGAAGACTCCGATTTTAACCGGACAATGCGGCACCGGATTTTCCTCAGCGCGTTCATGAACCGGGCGTTGGAGGTCAAAAATCTGACCAAAATTCCGGATGTCATCAAAATTGCCGGATCGAATTTTACAACAAATATGAGCTCGGATTTCATCGTGAACTTTGCCGAGTCCCTATATATGAAAGACAGCGCGCCAACGATCAGCAACTACATGCTGAAGGGTGAAGGTGCAACCCGCAGTGGCACATGGTATTACGATCTATCGGAGGACGATCTGCAATATGTACGGACCATGCTCAGCAATTGGCTGGACCCGAATGCCACCGAGATCATGGAACCTGAGTCAGCAGACGGAGATGAGAAAGATGCCGCATAA
- a CDS encoding aldo/keto reductase has product MEYRRLGNSGLRVSALGLGTNAFGKRADDAASTRIIHAALDQGINFIDTANIYAGTESERIIGQALAGRRENAVLATKAGLPRHDGPHGRGSSRYHLQQELEQSLRRLQTDYVDLYQIHTFDPHTPLEETLRTLDDMVSSGKVRYIGASNYAAWELMKALGISDLKGHVRYISTQTSYSLADRTPELELVPMCLDQGVGIIPYFPLAGGILTGKYNGQAGIPSGSRADTDPSFNRFLLEHNVRLGEQVSEKAAEFGCSPSVLSLAWLLARPAVSTVIVGATRTEQLEHNLASVSLELTPDMIAELDQLSDSFRLGEPFASYRLE; this is encoded by the coding sequence ATGGAATATCGACGTTTAGGCAACAGCGGCTTGCGTGTATCTGCACTTGGGCTCGGTACGAATGCTTTTGGTAAACGTGCAGATGACGCGGCTTCAACCCGTATCATTCATGCAGCACTGGATCAGGGGATCAACTTTATCGATACCGCCAACATCTACGCTGGAACCGAATCGGAACGAATTATTGGACAAGCTCTGGCAGGCAGACGGGAAAACGCTGTGCTTGCAACCAAGGCCGGACTTCCCCGGCATGACGGTCCTCATGGGCGGGGATCCTCCCGCTATCATCTGCAGCAAGAACTGGAACAGAGCCTCCGGCGTCTGCAGACGGACTACGTGGATCTGTATCAGATCCACACATTTGATCCGCACACTCCGCTGGAGGAAACCTTGCGAACGCTGGACGACATGGTCTCCTCCGGTAAAGTCCGTTATATCGGGGCTTCCAACTATGCAGCCTGGGAACTCATGAAAGCTCTCGGTATCAGTGACCTGAAGGGACATGTGCGCTATATTTCCACTCAAACCAGCTACTCCCTGGCAGACCGCACTCCAGAGCTTGAACTAGTACCGATGTGTCTCGATCAAGGCGTCGGAATTATCCCGTATTTCCCGCTTGCGGGTGGCATACTGACAGGCAAATATAACGGACAAGCAGGTATCCCTTCGGGCTCCCGAGCGGATACGGATCCATCCTTCAACCGGTTCCTGTTGGAGCATAATGTCAGATTAGGAGAGCAAGTAAGCGAAAAAGCGGCAGAATTCGGTTGCTCACCAAGTGTTCTGTCGCTCGCCTGGCTGCTGGCTCGCCCTGCCGTCTCAACCGTTATCGTTGGAGCCACGCGTACCGAGCAGCTAGAGCACAATCTGGCTAGTGTGAGTCTGGAGCTTACGCCGGACATGATCGCGGAGCTGGATCAACTTAGCGACTCGTTCCGTCTTGGCGAGCCGTTTGCCTCGTATCGACTGGAATAG
- a CDS encoding MarR family winged helix-turn-helix transcriptional regulator, whose product MSSQYKNAHESPGHLLWQVTTMWQKEVRRVLDPLGLTPPQFVLLHGCLWLNERDTEGKGVTQVQLAHFANVDVNVTSQVLRALEKRGLIHRSRHQTDTRANIIATTPEGTELANRGIQLVEEADRQFFDLVSDHKEEYMDIMRKLIKNKSE is encoded by the coding sequence ATGAGTTCACAGTATAAAAACGCACATGAAAGTCCAGGACACCTGCTGTGGCAGGTCACAACGATGTGGCAGAAGGAAGTACGCAGGGTGCTTGATCCATTGGGATTAACCCCGCCGCAATTTGTACTTCTGCATGGCTGTTTATGGCTGAATGAGAGAGATACGGAAGGGAAAGGCGTAACGCAGGTTCAGCTTGCGCATTTTGCCAACGTGGATGTGAATGTCACCTCTCAGGTTCTTCGAGCGCTTGAAAAACGGGGATTGATCCATCGCAGTCGCCATCAAACCGATACCCGTGCGAACATTATTGCTACAACGCCGGAAGGCACGGAACTGGCCAATCGGGGAATTCAGCTTGTGGAAGAGGCTGACAGACAATTCTTTGACCTGGTAAGCGATCATAAGGAAGAGTATATGGACATTATGCGGAAGCTTATCAAAAATAAATCGGAATAG
- a CDS encoding TIGR00266 family protein, whose amino-acid sequence MNYEILHEGAFAMLKVRLQRGERFKAESGAMVSMTPTVQLKGSAEGGMFAGIGRMISGEKFFFQELTAAGGPAEILLSPSTMGGVEAVELDGSYSLYVQKDGFLAGTEGIQVNSKMQNLKKGLFSGEGFFIIEISGKGTVFLSSYGAIHAIHLAAGEEVIVDNAHLVAWPQYMEYHIEKASQGWLSSVTSGEGLVCRFRGEGTVLIQSRNPQGFGQWVKQFIPSR is encoded by the coding sequence ATGAATTACGAGATTTTGCATGAGGGTGCTTTTGCCATGCTCAAGGTTCGTTTGCAGCGTGGCGAGCGATTCAAGGCTGAGAGCGGCGCCATGGTATCCATGACGCCAACGGTTCAGCTAAAGGGATCTGCGGAGGGTGGCATGTTTGCCGGAATTGGAAGAATGATCAGCGGGGAGAAGTTCTTCTTTCAAGAGTTAACCGCTGCCGGAGGGCCTGCGGAAATTTTGCTGTCACCTTCCACCATGGGCGGTGTGGAGGCTGTTGAACTGGATGGCTCCTATTCGCTGTATGTGCAGAAGGATGGCTTTTTGGCCGGGACAGAAGGCATTCAGGTAAATAGTAAAATGCAAAACCTGAAGAAGGGACTCTTCTCGGGAGAGGGTTTCTTCATTATTGAGATCAGCGGGAAAGGTACGGTATTTCTGTCTTCCTATGGTGCAATTCATGCCATTCATCTGGCAGCGGGAGAAGAAGTCATTGTGGATAACGCGCACCTGGTTGCCTGGCCTCAATATATGGAGTATCATATCGAAAAAGCATCGCAGGGCTGGTTATCCAGTGTAACCAGTGGAGAAGGACTGGTATGCCGATTCAGAGGCGAGGGTACGGTCCTGATCCAGAGCCGCAATCCGCAAGGATTCGGACAATGGGTGAAGCAGTTCATCCCTTCACGCTGA
- a CDS encoding winged helix-turn-helix transcriptional regulator, translating into MNRKKYNISVEATLEVIGGKWKCVILCHLTHGKKRTSDLKRIMPAITQKMLTQQLRELEDDGIVNRIVYNQVPPKVEYELSEYGWSLEPILNALCNWGEQHIVKEYGDKSAMLEDNGLNHFDSDENKELIKQ; encoded by the coding sequence ATGAACAGAAAAAAATACAATATCTCGGTTGAGGCTACGCTTGAGGTGATCGGCGGCAAATGGAAGTGTGTCATTCTCTGTCATCTCACGCATGGCAAAAAGCGCACCAGTGATCTTAAGCGTATTATGCCCGCCATTACCCAAAAGATGTTAACCCAACAGCTCCGGGAGCTGGAGGATGACGGAATCGTGAACCGGATTGTCTATAATCAGGTCCCGCCCAAGGTAGAGTATGAGCTCAGTGAATATGGCTGGAGTCTGGAGCCGATTCTGAATGCACTATGCAATTGGGGAGAGCAGCACATCGTAAAGGAGTACGGAGACAAATCAGCAATGCTCGAGGACAATGGACTGAACCATTTTGATTCGGATGAGAACAAGGAGCTGATCAAGCAATGA